A genome region from Eremothecium cymbalariae DBVPG#7215 chromosome 4, complete sequence includes the following:
- the EFM4 gene encoding Efm4p (similar to Ashbya gossypii ADL059C), which produces MKSGRMEDTTKLNKSRLGTREYWEEFYRVEKRNFEKDGEDIGECWFSDTNATEKMVEFLKEVAAHGYLKESCSVLDVGSGNGHLLFELVEAGFCGRMVGVDYAEQSVEFAGEVLKRRYGDKAKQVKFEVGDVFSGEWQPGRFDVVLDKGTLDAIALTEEGRTAVEKYASVVDRVLEHNGVFLITSCNFTEEELVEIVEGASSLRKWRHIEYPAFVFGGVKGSVLCSVAFVKDSR; this is translated from the coding sequence ATGAAAAGTGGGCGTATGGAGGATACTACGAAGCTGAACAAGTCGCGGTTAGGGACTAGAGAATATTGGGAGGAGTTTTATAGGGTTGAGAAGCggaattttgaaaaagatggtGAAGATATAGGCGAGTGTTGGTTTTCTGATACTAATGCTACGGAAAAGATGgtggaatttttgaaggaggTTGCGGCGCATGGGTATTTGAAGGAAAGTTGTTCGGTGCTTGATGTTGGAAGTGGGAATGGGCATTTGTTGTTTGAATTGGTAGAGGCTGGGTTCTGCGGGAGGATGGTTGGTGTTGACTATGCTGAACAGTCGGTTGAATTTGCAGGGGAGGTTCTTAAACGACGTTACGGTGATAAAGCGAAGCAGGTGAAATTTGAAGTGGGGGATGTGTTTAGTGGGGAATGGCAGCCGGGGCGTTTTGATGTTGTGTTAGACAAGGGCACTTTGGATGCTATTGCATTGACTGAGGAAGGGAGGACTGCAGTGGAGAAGTATGCATCAGTTGTAGATCGTGTTCTGGAACATAATGGGGTGTTCTTGATTACTTCATGCAATTTCACTGAGGAAGAATTGGTTGAGATTGTAGAGGGGGCAAGCAGTTTAAGGAAGTGGAGACATATTGAGTATCCGGcgtttgtttttggagggGTGAAAGGTAGTGTGCTTTGTAGTGTTGCATTTGTGAAAGACTCAAGGTAA
- the MOT2 gene encoding CCR4-NOT core ubiquitin-protein ligase subunit MOT2 (similar to Ashbya gossypii ADL064W), translating into MENPHVHENLQHIQAVLSNYDTSFLSDDEEDYCPLCMEALDITDKNFKPCPCGYQICQFCYNNIRQNPELNGRCPACRRKYDDESVEYIVLSPEELKMERAKQARKERERKQREKERKENEYANRKHLAGMRVIQKNLVYVIGLNPPVSYEEVGALLRSDKYFGQYGKINKIVVNKKTGHNDHQTGYGIYVTFSRKEDAAKCIQSVDGTFMDGRQVKAAYGTTKYCSSYLRGQSCPNPNCMFLHEPGEEADSFNKRELNKSQQPQTLPPPPPQQHQQHHLQQQQHLQQQQLNLHLQSLHQPLQQSQSQQQQQQQHHHIHHPAPFKSVQVSAAAISTNSNDVSAAASPAQGKTQLHTDDSSSSSTPAAHTPILTPAPLPTGANPWGITQSSTPVSALSKTSSSTAFPTLGEAINTPNPALNNVTAASISHSNHLSGATGSKNKKNNDKTYEDPYDPLCSAVKFIDETTNFLSDYRPVTYRLRSGQIDDETYASYPSLFSFSNIAVSETSDGILGRKLIDMLSIKPVEHTMSTLPAVYDMSPQLQQQFLKQQIQPPPKKPQQKLPQLTGFVRQGPSDMTPQHMNAELHPHHHSQQQSKPVVNTPPPGMFVQASQVPQGQPVAQSRSNNSTDLLNQLINGKKVTAAN; encoded by the coding sequence ATGGAGAATCCTCACGTGCATGAAAACTTACAACATATCCAGGCAGTGTTGTCTAACTATGATACATCATTTCTAtcggatgatgaagaggattACTGTCCACTTTGTATGGAGGCGTTAGATATTACAGACAAGAATTTCAAGCCGTGTCCATGTGGGTATCAAATCTGTCAATTTTGTTACAATAATATCCGACAAAACCCTGAGTTGAATGGGCGGTGTCCAGCATGTCGTCGAAAGTATGATGACGAGTCTGTGGAGTATATTGTGTTGTCTCCTGAAGAGTTGAAGATGGAGCGGGCGAAGCAGGCGCGGAAGGAGCGGGAGAGGAAGCAGCGGGAGAAGGAACGGAAGGAGAACGAGTATGCTAATAGGAAGCACCTAGCTGGAATGCGGGTGATCCAGAAGAATTTGGTGTACGTTATTGGGTTGAATCCGCCTGTGTCGTATGAGGAGGTTGGGGCTCTCTTGCGATCGGACAAGTACTTTGGGCAGTATGGCAAGATTAACAAAATTGTGgtcaacaaaaaaactgGTCACAACGATCATCAAACTGGTTATGGGATATATGTGACATTTTCCAGGAAGGAGGATGCTGCCAAGTGTATACAGTCAGTGGATGGTACTTTTATGGATGGTCGACAGGTGAAAGCTGCATATGGAACAACCAAGTACTGCTCATCATATTTGCGTGGCCAGTCGTGTCCTAACCCAAACTGTATGTTTTTACATGAGCCGGGGGAAGAGGCGGACTCTTTTAACAAGCGAGAGCTTAATAAGTCTCAGCAGCCTCAAACTttgccgccgccgccgccgcagCAACACCAGCAACACCActtacaacaacaacaacacttgcagcagcagcaattgaaCTTGCACCTACAGTCCTTACACCAGCCATTGCAGCAGTCTCAATCccagcaacagcagcagcagcaacatcaCCATATTCACCATCCTGCCCCATTCAAAAGTGTTCAAGTATCTGCTGCAGCGATATCCACCAATAGTAATGATGTATCTGCTGCGGCTTCTCCAGCACAGGGAAAGACTCAGCTGCACACGGACGACAGTTCTTCCTCGTCTACTCCTGCTGCCCACACGCCAATTTTAACACCTGCGCCATTGCCCACGGGTGCAAATCCATGGGGCATTACGCAATCGTCTACTCCAGTGTCCGCATTGTCTAAAACATCCAGTTCTACGGCATTCCCAACCCTGGGTGAAGCAATCAACACTCCCAACCCTGCCCTCAACAATGTGACAGCAGCATCGATTTCTCACAGCAATCATTTAAGCGGTGCAACCGGCAGTaagaacaaaaagaataacGACAAGACCTACGAGGACCCATATGATCCCTTGTGCAGCGCGGTGAAGTTCATCGATGAAACAACTAACTTCTTGTCAGATTACCGTCCTGTGACTTATAGACTTCGGTCTGGACAGATTGATGACGAAACATATGCAAGCTACCCTTCCTTGTTTTCGTTCTCAAATATTGCTGTTTCTGAAACTTCAGATGGAATTCTTGGTAGGAAACTAATCGACATGTTGTCCATTAAGCCTGTTGAACATACCATGTCTACACTCCCAGCTGTGTACGACATGTCCCCTCAATTGCAACAGcaatttttgaaacaacaaatacaacCTCCACCAAAAAAACCACAGCAGAAACTACCACAGCTCACAGGCTTCGTTCGACAGGGCCCATCTGACATGACTCCCCAGCATATGAATGCTGAGTtgcatcctcatcatcatagCCAGCAGCAATCAAAACCTGTGGTCAATACTCCTCCTCCAGGAATGTTTGTGCAAGCTAGCCAGGTTCCACAAGGTCAGCCCGTGGCTCAATCTCGGAGTAACAACTCCACAGATTTGTTGAATCAATTGATCAATGGCAAAAAAGTTACTGCTGCTAACTGA
- the SNP1 gene encoding U1 snRNP complex subunit SNP1 (similar to Ashbya gossypii ADL063W 1-intron) produces MSYSMSKFPERVSKLFNPRPPLQYKKPVDYPPEKRRTHFIAPLSSLVFSDTLVRYMQEHPQGSENRHLDKYEEVRSLTARNERLLEAEQAKWVPEEDSNINDTDPFRTIFVGRLPYEVDELELQKQFIKFGDIERVRIVRDKLTNEPKGYAFVLFKDTEGSRKAYREIGVHRGLLIKGRPVIVDIERGRTVKFFKPRRLGGGLGGRGYMKRERLSQLSVLGADHQATKHSVDIDRRSRFGTSSSGGRPQAHAGNYRGMGYKYGSTPQYANGPRFLREGSSYIPPTRPPATNAPVATAANPAQSKPTQTFYRSRRDRNINSDTTKSPSSMDY; encoded by the exons ATG TCATATTCTATGTCGAAATTCCCAGAAAGAGTTTCAAAACTCTTCAATCCTAGACCTCCTCTTCAATATAAAAAGCCTGTCGATTATCCTCCTGAAAAACGTCGAACACACTTCATAGCACCCCTCTCCAGTTTAGTATTTTCTGACACTTTAGTACGATACATGCAGGAACATCCTCAGGGTTCTGAAAATAGGCATCTGGACAAGTACGAGGAAGTTAGGTCTCTTACTGCCAGGAATGAAAGATTACTTGAAGCAGAACAAGCGAAATGGGTTCCAGAAGAGGACAGTAATATAAACGATACGGACCCCTTTAGGACTATATTTGTCGGCAGACTACCTTATGAAGTCGATGAGCTAGAATTGCAGAAACAGTTCATCAAGTTCGGCGATATAGAGAGAGTCCGTATAGTAAGAGACAAACTTACAAATGAACCAAAGGGGTATGCTTTCGTTCTATTTAAAGATACAGAAGGTAGTCGAAAAGCTTATAGAGAAATTGGCGTCCACAGAGGATTACTGATCAAGGGGCGGCCTGTCATCGTAGATATTGAACGTGGAAGGACAGTCAAGTTTTTTAAGCCAAGAAGACTTGGTGGAGGATTAGGTGGTAGGGGTTACATGAAACGTGAACGGCTAAGCCAATTAAGTGTTCTAGGAGCTGACCATCAAGCCACAAAGCACAGTGTTGACATAGATAGAAGATCAAGATTTGGTACAAGCTCATCGGGTGGTAGACCGCAAGCTCATGCAGGCAACTACCGTGGAATGGGATATAAATATGGCTCTACACCACAGTATGCCAATGGACCTAGATTCCTGCGTGAAGGTTCAAGTTATATTCCCCCCACCAGGCCTCCCGCCACAAACGCACCAGTAGCTACAGCTGCTAATCCTGCTCAATCAAAGCCAACGCAGACCTTCTATAGATCTAGGCGTGATCGAAATATAAACTCAGATACTACGAAATCGCCCTCATCGATGGACTACTAG
- a CDS encoding uncharacterized protein (similar to Ashbya gossypii ADL065W): MTKKDKKKQKINTIETKEGEKIRVFDDLESFELYIKGETEDEEFDHVHCQVRYYPPFVLHESHDDPDRIKETLNSHNKKFVRHLHQHVEKHLLKDIKESVGLPELKFKDKSKEETFTHVVWKYHAPTKYHNKDFMIHVTVECHNDSAIVDVDYLTEPMVPAQEPVGA, encoded by the coding sequence ATGACCAAGAAGGacaaaaagaagcaaaagATTAACACAATTGAAACCAAGGAGGGCGAGAAGATTAGGGTGTTCGACGATCTGGAATCCTTCGAGCTGTACATCAAGGGTGAGACAGAGGACGAAGAGTTTGATCACGTGCACTGCCAAGTCCGATACTACCCCCCATTTGTGCTGCACGAGTCGCATGACGACCCGGACCGTATCAAGGAGACGCTCAACAGCCACAACAAGAAGTTCGTGCGTCATCTCCACCAACACGTCGAGAAACACCTGTTGAAGGACATCAAGGAGTCCGTGGGGCTCCCCGAACTGAAGTTCAAGGACAAGTCCAAAGAGGAGACCTTCACCCACGTCGTGTGGAAGTACCATGCACCAACGAAGTATCACAACAAAGACTTTATGATCCACGTGACCGTTGAATGCCACAACGACAGTGCCATTGTGGACGTCGACTACTTGACGGAGCCCATGGTTCCGGCTCAGGAGCCCGTAGGTGCCTGA
- the YRB2 gene encoding Yrb2p (similar to Ashbya gossypii ADL060W), producing MYEEHRKQIGGQQPAMGVDVAKRARSQDSCGSLAQAEPAKKLKLEADAKNQKGTEDLKEVQSDEGSVDSGGKEEGKLENGQKEEKEGPERFREEDEDEEVLQAKQEGVNDDSKASFGTSHVFGSGGRLKVKPFGSSMAFGSVFGESKRSAEGKKLPEADNNRSDDNSGKSESASSSGTSNSSGSSSGGGGADGEGDMKEADGAKPFSFGSGLAFGSGFKVLKTDNKSSGTIFSKTARENSDTNELSSKQATAEVETGEPVEDADGIVRLTKQVIESGEEAEDSVYQANAKLYQLCNMREGWKERGVGAIHVNKNRITAKARIVMRSRGLLKVILNLPLLKGFTVQKGFPGSLQSEKFIRILTIGEANEPVQYALKTAKGEIAEELFKMIEDLIPED from the coding sequence ATGTATGAAGAGCATAGGAAACAAATTGGGGGGCAGCAGCCCGCCATGGGCGTCGATGTTGCAAAACGGGCGCGTTCTCAAGACTCTTGCGGCAGCCTAGCACAGGCAGAACCTGCCAAGAAACTCAAACTAGAGGCAGACGCGAAGAATCAGAAGGGGACAGAGGATCTTAAAGAGGTACAATCTGATGAGGGTAGTGTAGATAGTGGAGGTAAGGAGGAGGGAAAGCTTGAGAATGGACAGAAAGAGGAAAAGGAGGGACCCGAGAGGTTTAGGGAGGAGGACGAGGACGAGGAGGTTTTACAGGCGAAGCAAGAAGGTGTTAATGATGATTCTAAAGCTTCGTTTGGCACAAGTCATGTATTTGGATCCGGGGGTAGGTTAAAGGTGAAGCCTTTTGGTTCCTCAATGGCGTTTGGTAGCGTGTTTGGAGAATCCAAGAGGAGCGCAGAAGGCAAGAAGCTCCCCGAAGCGGATAACAATAGAAGCGATGATAACAGTGGCAAAAGCGAGAGCGCTAGCAGCAGCGGTACTAGCAACAGCAgtggtagtagtagtggtggtggtggtgctgaTGGTGAGGGCGATATGAAGGAAGCGGATGGTGCTAAACCGTTTTCGTTTGGATCGGGACTTGCTTTTGGAAGTGGATTCAAAGTGCTGAAGACGGACAACAAGTCTAGCGGTACGATATTTAGTAAAACTGCTCGTGAAAACAGCGACACGAACGAGCTCAGTAGCAAGCAAGCAACAGCAGAAGTAGAGACAGGTGAGCCCGTAGAGGACGCCGATGGCATAGTGCGGCTGACAAAGCAAGTTATAGAGTCTGGCGAAGAGGCTGAAGACTCTGTTTACCAAGCGAATGCCAAACTCTACCAACTGTGCAATATGAGGGAAGGCTGGAAGGAACGTGGTGTCGGCGCAATCCACGTGAATAAGAATAGAATAACAGCGAAGGCTCGCATTGTAATGAGGTCACGCGGCCTCTTGAAGGTAATCTTAAATCTTCCCCTTTTAAAGGGTTTCACCGTCCAAAAGGGGTTTCCGGGCTCTCTACAGAGTGAAAAGTTCATTAGGATCTTGACGATCGGCGAGGCGAATGAACCCGTTCAGTACGCATTAAAAACCGCAAAAGGGGAGATCGCGGAGGAGCTATTCAAAATGATCGAAGACCTCATCCCAGAAGACTAG
- the ARC15 gene encoding Arc15p (similar to Ashbya gossypii ADL061W) produces MSDWRRIDIDAFDPESGRLTKEDLQPPAVKPITLQELQPRIAQLRSCATSGDFVRGVKLATIDPPYGSDNDTKLQYFLAVLELLTQVRQADIAGVVQQLDQSQQEVLIKYLYKGMSLAEGQKQGGVLLSWFEKVTQKSGVNPISRFLSDRRTI; encoded by the coding sequence ATGAGTGACTGGAGACGGATCGACATTGATGCTTTTGACCCGGAAAGTGGGAGGTTGACTAAGGAGGATTTGCAACCGCCAGCGGTAAAGCCAATCACATTACAAGAATTGCAACCCAGAATAGCCCAGCTTCGCTCCTGTGCCACCAGTGGGGATTTCGTCAGAGGTGTCAAGTTAGCTACAATTGATCCACCTTACGGATCAGATAATGACACCAAGTTGCAGTATTTTCTAGCTGTTCTGGAGCTGTTAACACAGGTAAGACAAGCGGACATTGCAGGTGTTGTGCAGCAGTTAGACCAGAGTCAACAGGAAGTTCTGATCAAGTATTTGTACAAGGGCATGTCACTTGCAGAAGGCCAGAAACAGGGCGGTGTGTTATTATCTTGGTTCGAGAAGGTGACCCAGAAGTCTGGTGTTAACCCCATCAGCCGGTTTCTATCTGACAGGAGgacaatttga
- the ICL1 gene encoding isocitrate lyase 1 (similar to Ashbya gossypii ADL066C) has product MKNSGNDLDAIQQQAAAEAVVVRQWWAGSRWQKTKRIYSAEDIVKRRGTFPPVQYPSSVMADKLYRLLSEHARKGTVAQTFGAMDPLQVTQMAKYLDTVYVSGWQCSSTASTSNEPGPDLADYPMDTVPNKVDHLFKAQLFHDRKQREARLACSSQRELDELGPEIDYLRPIIADGDAGHGGLTAVYKLTKMFIERGAAGIHMEDQTSSNKKCGHMAGRCVIPVQEHINRLITVRMCADVMGSNLVLVARTDSEAATLISSTIDVRDHYFIVGATNPEVREGLAEVLNAAQMAGVYADQLARIENEWNSRAKLRLFHEAFADKVNENRHIKDKQGVIAKFNAKVSPFTGASLRQMQALSRELIGEEIFFDWDLPRANEGLYRYKGGTDCAIMRARAFAPHADLVWMESNYPDYQQAKDFAVGVTEKFPGKWLAYNLSPSFNWPRAMSPKEQETFIQRLGKLGYVWQFITLAGLHTSALAIDNFSREFSRQGMRAYAQGIQQREMDEGVDVLKHQKWAGAEYIDGILKLAQGGVSATAAMGKGVTEEQFNSESAEAKL; this is encoded by the coding sequence ATGAAGAATAGCGGGAATGATTTGGACGCGATTCAGCAGCAGGCAGCAGCTGAAGCGGTTGTGGTGAGGCAATGGTGGGCTGGGTCGAGGTGGCAGAAGACGAAGCGGATCTACAGTGCTGAGGATATTGTCAAGAGACGTGGTACTTTCCCTCCTGTGCAGTATCCATCGTCTGTGATGGCAGATAAGCTGTATAGGCTTTTGTCGGAGCATGCGAGGAAAGGGACTGTTGCGCAGACATTTGGGGCGATGGATCCTTTGCAGGTGACTCAGATGGCCAAGTATTTGGATACGGTTTATGTTTCTGGATGGCAGTGTAGTTCTACGGCGTCTACTTCCAATGAGCCAGGGCCAGATCTTGCAGATTACCCTATGGACACAGTGCCTAATAAGGTGGATCATTTGTTTAAGGCGCAGCTGTTTCATGACAGGAAGCAGCGGGAGGCCCGGTTGGCGTGCTCGAGCCAACGGGAGCTGGACGAGTTAGGGCCTGAGATTGATTACTTGAGGCCTATTATTGCTGATGGAGATGCAGGGCATGGTGGGCTGACGGCAGTTTACAAGCTGACCAAGATGTTTATTGAGCGCGGTGCAGCGGGGATTCATATGGAGGACCAGACGTCCAGTAACAAGAAGTGTGGTCACATGGCGGGCCGTTGTGTGATCCCGGTACAGGAGCATATCAATAGATTGATAACGGTGAGAATGTGTGCCGATGTTATGGGGTCGAACTTAGTTCTTGTTGCACGTACAGACTCGGAGGCCGCAACACTTATCAGTTCGACCATTGATGTCAGGGACCATTATTTTATCGTCGGAGCGACAAACCCCGAGGTCAGAGAGGGATTAGCAGAGGTTTTGAATGCCGCGCAAATGGCGGGCGTATATGCGGATCAGCTTGCACGGATTGAGAATGAATGGAACAGCCGGGCCAAGTTGAGATTGTTTCATGAGGCCTTCGCTGATAAGGTGAATGAGAACAGACATATAAAGGATAAACAGGGTGTGATCGCGAAATTCAACGCTAAGGTCAGCCCGTTTACTGGAGCGTCTTTAAGACAGATGCAGGCCTTGTCACGTGAATTGAttggagaagaaatattcttcGATTGGGATCTACCTCGTGCTAACGAAGGTTTGTATCGTTACAAAGGTGGGACAGACTGTGCCATTATGAGGGCACGTGCTTTTGCTCCTCATGCGGATTTGGTCTGGATGGAAAGTAACTATCCGGATTACCAACAGGCCAAAGATTTTGCTGTAGGAGTTACAGAGAAATTCCCAGGCAAATGGCTCGCTTATAATCTATCTCCAAGTTTTAACTGGCCCAGAGCCATGTCTCCTAAGGAGCAAGAAACCTTTATACAGAGGTTGGGCAAGTTGGGATACGTCTGGCAGTTCATCACTTTGGCTGGATTGCACACTAGTGCTCTGGCCATCGATAACTTCTCTCGCGAATTTAGCAGACAAGGTATGAGAGCTTACGCACAGGGTATTCAACAGAGAGAAATGGACGAGGGTGTTGATGTCTTAAAGCATCAAAAGTGGGCTGGGGCTGAATACATTGATGGTATCCTAAAGCTCGCCCAGGGGGGTGTTTCAGCAACTGCTGCAATGGGCAAGGGTGTGACGGAAGAGCAATTCAACTCCGAATCTGCTGAAGCAAAGTTATAA
- the ARG56 gene encoding bifunctional acetylglutamate kinase/N-acetyl-gamma-glutamyl-phosphate reductase (similar to Ashbya gossypii ADL062W), protein MLTSKLLSATKGLWSTSRGVRIAISPSGIFIRHIYYFTGGRERIPKAARFISNLNGVGSFGTRSTVIQLLNNIGSKREVEQYLKFFTSVSEQQFAIIKVGGAIISDDLPELASCLAFLYHVGLYPIVLHGTGPQVNNRLEAEGIAPEYIDGIRITDRKTMTIVRECFLEQNLKLVTALEQLGVRARPITSGVFTAEYLDKDKYKLVGNITKVCRDPIEASIKAGALPILTSFAETHFGQTLNVNADIAAGALARVFEPLKIVYLNEKGGIINGETGEKVSVINLDEEFDDLIKQSWVKYGTKLKIKEIKDLLDHLPRSSSVAIINVQDLQKELFTDSGAGTMIRKGYKLVNRFSLSEFPSIDALRKILESDPEIGSGKTSVASYLRDLELSNFVAYSDEPLEVLAIVKKDHKVPKLEKFLCSQGGWLNNVADNVFKAIRRDSPTLQWIVDEDDPNIAWYFDKSDGSYLKNGKVLFYYGVDDVNTVSEILNEFSKDISSPSQYSKHSSNVFASSQSIRSYSSMPQRTSPRLKGTNETASRVALIGARGYTGQNLITLIQNHPYLELAFVSSRQNKGKKLEGYTKADIIYDNLDVNDVKRLESNGRVDVWVMALPNGICKPFVDAIESVKGSSKIVDLSADYRFVPESTAAYGLPELNDRTKIASAKKIANPGCYATGAQLSIAPLLPYVAGTPTIFGISGYSGAGTTPSPKNDPAYLKDNLIPYSLTDHIHEREISTKLGLPVAFTPHVGSWFQGITLTVSVPIKKSFIATQNIHSLYQQFYKDEPLIHISQEPPLVRDISGNHNVTIGGFKVNDAQDRVVLISTIDNLLKGAATQCLQNINLCLGYGEYTGIPLTTHKT, encoded by the coding sequence ATGCTAACTTCGAAATTGCTGTCTGCGACGAAGGGGTTGTGGTCGACATCGAGAGGTGTTCGGATTGCTATTTCACCGTCGGGAATATTTATACGCCATATTTACTATTTTACAGGTGGGAGGGAACGGATACCCAAAGCTGCTCGATTCATCTCGAATCTTAATGGAGTTGGGTCTTTTGGGACAAGGTCCACGGTGATTCAGCTTCTGAACAATATTGGTTCAAAGAGAGAAGTTGaacaatatttgaaattcTTTACATCAGTGTCCGAACAACAGTTTGCCATTATAAAGGTTGGTGGTGCTATAATCAGTGATGATCTACCGGAATTAGCATCATGCTTGGCTTTTTTGTATCATGTAGGATTGTATCCAATTGTGTTACATGGAACGGGTCCACAGGTTAACAACAGATTAGAGGCCGAGGGAATTGCACCGGAATATATCGATGGTATTAGAATAACTGATAGAAAAACGATGACGATAGTTAGGGAATGCTTTTTGGAACAGAATTTGAAGTTAGTTACTGCTCTAGAGCAGTTAGGTGTTCGTGCAAGGCCAATTACTTCAGGTGTTTTCACAGCGGAATATCTTGATAAGGACAAGTATAAGTTGGTTGGAAATATTACTAAGGTATGCAGAGACCCAATTGAAGCGTCTATTAAAGCTGGTGCGTTGCCGATTTTGACATCGTTTGCCGAAACTCATTTTGGCCAGACATTGAACGTTAATGCGGATATTGCTGCTGGTGCACTTGCTCGCGTGTTTGAGCCTTTGAAAATTGTGTATTTAAATGAAAAGGGTGGTATTATTAATGGTGAAACTGGTGAGAAGGTTTCTGTGATAAATCTGGATGAGGAATTTGATGATCTGATTAAGCAAAGCTGGGTGAAGTATGGTACCAAGCTGAAGATCAAGGAAATCAAGGACCTGCTGGACCATTTACCTAGGTCTTCATCTGTTGCTATCATCAATGTCCAAGATTTGCAGAAAGAATTGTTTACGGATTCTGGTGCAGGTACGATGATCAGAAAGGGTTACAAGTTGGTTAACAGATTTTCATTAAGCGAATTCCCATCTATTGATGCCTTAAGAAAGATATTGGAAAGTGACCCTGAAATTGGCTCAGGGAAGACTTCCGTTGCTTCATACTTAAGAGATCTGGAACTTTCAAACTTCGTTGCTTATTCGGACGAACCATTAGAGGTTTTGGCTATAGTGAAAAAGGACCACAAAGTTccaaaacttgaaaaattcttgTGCTCACAGGGTGGCTGGTTAAATAATGTTGCTGATAATGTATTTAAAGCCATCCGCAGAGACTCGCCGACTCTACAATGgattgttgatgaagacgaTCCAAACATTGCTTGGTATTTTGATAAGTCAGATGGTTCTTACTTGAAAAATGGCAAGGTGCTGTTCTATTATGGTGTGGATGATGTAAATACTGTATCCGAGATCCTAAATGAATTCTCTAAAGATATTTCGTCTCCAAGTCAATATTCAAAACACTCTTCTAATGTATTTGCCTCATCACAGTCTATCAGGTCTTATTCTTCAATGCCTCAAAGAACTTCTCCAAGACTTAAAGGTACTAATGAGACTGCTTCCCGCGTAGCTTTGATAGGCGCGAGGGGTTATACAGGACAAAATCTGATTACGTTAATCCAAAACCATCCTTACCTAGAATTGGCTTTTGTTTCTTCCCGTCAAAATAAGGGCAAGAAATTAGAGGGTTATACAAAGGCGGACATTATTTATGACAATCTGGACGTGAACGACGTCAAAAGACTAGAAAGCAATGGCCGTGTCGATGTATGGGTCATGGCGCTCCCCAATGGCATATGCAAGCCCTTTGTAGATGCTATTGAAAGCGTCAAAGGCAGCTCCAAAATTGTTGACTTGAGTGCCGACTATAGATTTGTCCCTGAATCCACTGCTGCATACGGCCTACCGGAATTAAACGATAGAACCAAAATCGCTTCCGCCAAAAAGATAGCTAACCCAGGATGTTACGCAACAGGTGCACAGTTATCCATCGCTCCACTACTTCCGTACGTAGCGGGCACTCCTACTATTTTTGGCATTTCCGGTTATTCTGGTGCAGGTACCACACCTTCACCGAAAAATGACCCAGCCTATCTTAAAGACAACTTAATCCCATATTCACTAACAGATCACATCCATGAACGCGAGATATCCACCAAACTAGGGCTACCAGTAGCCTTCACCCCACATGTTGGCTCATGGTTTCAGGGTATTACATTAACCGTTTCTGTTCCAATCAAAAAATCCTTCATTGCTACGCAGAACATCCACTCTCTCTACCAACAGTTTTACAAAGACGAACCGTTAATTCATATCTCACAAGAGCCACCATTAGTGAGAGATATATCCGGCAATCACAACGTTACTATCGGTGGGTTTAAAGTCAATGATGCCCAAGACCGTGTCGTGCTCATCAGCACCATCGACAACCTCCTAAAAGGCGCCGCCACGCAGTGCTTACAGAACATTAATCTGTGTCTGGGATACGGGGAATACACTGGAATTCCACTCACCACACacaaaacttga